The sequence TTCTAAGGAGAAATATTCTCCCAGTTGAGATCTGAACTTTTCTGTTTCTAGTTTTCCGGCTAGGTAAGAGAGTTTGTTTTTGGTCTCTTCTCCGGTATATGAGTCCAAAGCGGTTTTGAGCTCTGTTTCGACGGAATGGATCCTGTCTGCTTCTCCTAGTAGGAGTTCCTTCAGACGGTTTCTTTCCTCTTCAGTAGATTGGGCTTCTTTTTTGCGGGATTCCAATTGGGAAATTAAATCGAAGATAACTTCTTTTAATCTGTCTCTCAGTTCCACATGTCGTTTATCATTGGAGAGAATTCTCGTTTCCTTCTCTTGGATGGAAGTATTCTCCGCTTCTACTTTGGCTTCGATTTCGGATTTGTTCTTACGAAGCTCTTCGATACCTAGTTCCAGAGATTTACTTTCGCCCTCTAGATCGATCGCTTCTTTTTCCAGTTTTTCTTTATCGATCTGAAGAAGGCTTTGTGCGGACTCTTCCTTAGTTAAGGATTCTCTAATATCGGAAATACGATCCGAATAATCTAGGATAATACCCTTATTACTCTCAACCTTATCTTTCTGGATCTGAGTTTGGGTAAGATGGTCCAAAAGTTTTTTGTCGATCTCTGCGACCTTCTTTTCCAGATCGGACTTATGATGATCCAATTCTTCGATCCTTCCGGTTTCGGCCGAAATCATCTCTAGAAGAACTCTGTTTTTTTCTTTGATCTCTTTTAATTCATTCTCGGAAGTTTCGAATTTTCTCGTCAGAGTGGAGAACTTGATATAACGGATGATCTTATCTGTCTCATCCAGTTCTTGTTTGAGTCGGAAATATTCTTCCGCCTTCTCCGCTTGTTTTTCCTTAACTTCCATTTCCTTCTTCATCGTATTCATGATGTCTTGGATACGAAGAAGGTTCTGGTTCGTGTCGGAAAGTTTTTTAAGAGCTTCTTGTCTTTCCATCTTGAATCTGGAAATACCCGCGGCCTCTTCGAAGATCAGCCTTCTCTCTTCCGGTTTGGAATGAAGGATACGATCCACCTTTCCCTGTTCCATGATAGAGTAGCTGGATTTTCCGATACCGGTATCGAGTAGGATCTTTTCGATCTCCTTACGCTGCACACGAGAATCGTTTATTAGATATTCGTTATTTCCATCCGCGTATAATCTGCGGGTCAATTTGATGGTTGGATAATCCATCTTAATAAGTTTGGAAGAATTATCGAAGATTACGCTGACTTCCGCAAAACCAGCAGGCTTACGAGCTTCGGAACCGTGAAAGATGACATCATCCATCTTATCACCGCGAAGGCCCTTGGCGGATTTTTCGCCGAAGACCCATTTTAAAGCGTCGACTATATTCGATTTTCCGGAACCGTTAGGTCCTACAACTGCGGTAAATCCCGGATCGAGAAGAACTTCTGTCTCGTCCGCAAAGGTCTTGAATCCAACAATATTCAGGCTTTTGAGATACATATGTATTTTTGTGTTTCTTTGGGAAATTGATTGCAAGTGACCAGAATCGGGCGGACTCTGGAATGCTTAGGAGTATTATGTCTCACGATCTCCCGGAAAAAACAAGAGAAATATTCGGGAAAAAACCCTATCTCAGCCTGTATTTCCAAAATCCTCCTACAGAGACGTTGGAGTTCCGACTTGAGGCAGCCAAAAACCAAAATGAGTTCTTTCTCTCCAAAAAAGGAAGAGCCCTGGCAAGTTCTGTTTCTCCTTTTACCCAAGCAAAACGCCAATTAGATTCGATTTCTATTCAATCCACAGATCTGGTTGCAGTTTTAGGACTCGGAAATCCTCATTTGATCCGAGAAGTAGAATCCAAATTAGAGCCGGGACAAATTTTATTACTCATAGACAAGGATAGAGATCTACTCTTTCCACTTTGGGAAGAATGGTTAGAACCTGTGATGGAAGTCCCAGGAAGACATTTATTCTTAGGAGAAAATTCACTTTCTCTTCTTTGGAATTATCTGGAGTCACTTCCTGTAGAAAGAGTTTCAGGCATCAGAATACTTAGGAATGCGGCAAGTGTTTCTTTAGAAGAAATGTTTTATGCGGAAACGGATATAAGACTTCGAAAAATTCTCTCTTCTAAAATGAGTGATCTACTTACCAAATTCGAATTCGAAAGGATTTGGGTAAGAAATTCTCTTGTAAACACCGCGAACTTTTTATCTCCACCCAGTCCTAGGACTAAAATTGAATCCTTAAAGGAAAAATTTAACGGGACACCTTCCCTACTCGTATCCGCAGGACCGAATTTGCGAAGACAATGCGAATGGATCAAGAGTATCAGAGATAAAGTTTTCATAATGTCCTGCGATACTTCTCTCAAAGTACTTCTCAAATATGGGATCATACCTGACGGAGTAATGACCTTAGACGCACAAACTCATTCAGTATTCCATTTTTTGGGAGAAGATACATCACAAATCCCATTATTCGCGGACCTTGTCAGTTCTCCTCCTATATTAAGAAATTTGAAATTTAAATCGGTGGTACATAGTATTACCGCAAAATATTTGGTAGATGCCTCCGGAGAATTGAAAAGAGAAGCAACAGCGGGAAGTAAAAGTGCAGAATCATTACTCGGTCAAATAGGAGATGTTCAATCCGGGGGTAGTGTTGCCACAACCGCATTCGATCTACTCAGAAGTTTAGGATGTAAACCTTGCTTTTTAGTCGGCCAGGATTTGGCTTATTCCGGTAGAGAAATCCATTCCACAGGAACCCATCATAACGAAAAATGGCTTACTCTACTCACCCGCAAAACCAGTTTAGAAAAAATTAATGAAGCCGTGGTCCGAAAAAGGGATACAAGATACGTTCCTTCCGTGACAGGCAGAGAAGTATTGACGGATTATGTTTTGGATTTGTATAGACATTGGTTTGAAGAATCCTCCAAGTCCTTGGATTTTCCTGTTTATAATGTGAATACACAAGGGGCCAAAATTGAAAACGCGAAAAACATAGGACCGGAAGAAGCCACTCAAATCCTAAAGGGATTTGAAAATCACGAATACTTCTGGAAAGAATTCCCGGCTTGGAAGCCAAATCTGATCCAAGAAAACTTAGTAGGATCTCCCACAAAATTTAAAGAAGACTTATTGAAGGCGATAGATACGATCAAATCCGAATTTTCAGACGAAGAAAATCGGCTAAAGTCTTATGCAGATCTTCTCACTTTATTTCGCGAAAAATTAGGAGAATGGGACGATCTAAGATATTTGATACGAAAAACGGAAGTTTATATTCTACGCCATAAAGACAAATTAGACGAAGACAGAAAAAGAGAACTCTTCCTGGGGGCTATTCTAAAAGAATTTACGATGTTACGCAGAAAACTTCTGGCAGGAGAAAATTAGGAAGAATTTTCAGCTCTCGCAGCAAAGGCAGCGGCCTCAAAATAATAAAAAATCCTATGATTGCTAGTTTCCATACTGATACTAGCGATCATGGAGATCCCCGGCAAAGAATTCTACAATCGACTGGACATAGATTCCGTTTTATCAGCGGTAGAAGATGCCGGATTTTCAGTCTCCGGCCATTGTCTCGCCTTAAATAGTTTAGAAAACAGGGTCTATGATGTAGGCTTGGAAGAAGGGGGAAGACTCGTCGTAAAATTCTACCGTCCCGCACGTTGGACTCTTAATCAAATATTAGAAGAACATTCTTTTCTAAAAGAATTAGAAGAAGGAGAGATTCCCGTAGTCGCTCCCCTCGCCTTAGAAAACGGGATTACTGTAAGAGAAACAAAAGGAATTTATTATACAATCTGGCCTCTCCAAAAGGGAAGATTGGTAGAAGAGTTGGACAAAAACAATTTAGTCCAAACAGGAAGACTACTCGCCAGAATTCACAATATAGGCGCCTCTAAACAAGCTAAACATCGAATAGAATACAATCTGAAAAATTTCGGCGAGGAGCCTTTACGATTTTTGAAGGAGAAGGAGTTCCTACCCACTCACCTCTGGACAAGATACGAAATAGCAGCAAAACGAATTTTTAGTTCCTTCTCCGAGGCTTCCAAAGATATGCCGTTCCATCGTATCCATGGAGATTGTCATAAAGGAAATTTAATACAAACAGCTGACGGACTCTGTTTTATCGACTTCGACGATTTTGTGAACGGCCCTGCCGTTCAGGACTTTTGGATGCTTCTTCCTTTCGGTGATTCTTCATCCGAATATGAAAGAGAAATCTTTTTGGAAGGTTACCGTGAGTTCAGAGAATTTCGCTCCTCTTGGTTTGATTTAGTCGAACCGTTGCGGGGTTTACGTTATATCCATTATTCCGCATGGATCGCAAAACGTTGGGAAGATCCTTCTTTCCCGAATGCATTTCCTCATTTCGGAACGGAAGAATATTGGGAAAAAGAGACCCAAGACCTGGAACGACTTGGTTCGGATCTTCCTGTATCTTCTGAAGAAGATGGTAGGAACTCCTTTATTAAAACGGAAGAGTCAGAACTTACGAATAAGGACTTTTTCTGGGATATGGAGGATTAAATTCCAAGCTCCTTTCTTGATACAAATCCCCCTTCTTTTTCTCATTTTTGAGATTGACTCTCAAACCTAAAATTGAACATTTGTCACAGTAATGTCAGGAGAAACCCCATGAGCCTTGCCCAATTATTAAGAGACGGAACCTCCGAATCTCATACCATCGCGGAAAATAATGCATTCATTCGCTGCTTTATGAAAGGAGTATTGGAGCCAAAAAGTTACGCTAAACATTTGGAATCTTTCTATTTCGTATATGCTGCAATGGAAGAAGAGTTGGAAAATAAAAAAGACCATCCAATCGTCGGAAAGATCAGATTCCCGGAATTATATAGAAAAGCGCAGATCGAAAAAGACCTGGCTCATTTCTTTCAACCTGGACATTCTCCTAAGGCTACTCAAGCGACCGAAGCTTACGTAAAACATATTAGAGAAACTGCAAATACTTCCCCTGAATTATTGATAGCCCACAGTTATGTTCGATATTTGGGAGATCTTTCAGGAGGTCAGATTCTCAAAAGAGTAGCTGCTAAAGCTTTAGGAATAGAAGGAACATCCGGTTTGGATTTTTACGAATTTCCTGAAATTTCCAGTCCGAAAGATTTTAAAGATAAATATAGAAACACCTTAGATTCTCTTCCTTTGTCCGATTCTGAAAAAGAAAAGATCGTGCAAGAGGCGAATGAAGTTTTCAAATTGAACGGGAAAATTTTCGATGAATTGGAAGAAACTTTGATCTCTTCAATCGGTAAGGATAAATTCGAAGAAGTTTTAGCAAGTCCTGCGAGGCATTAATTTTTGTTAAAGGTATCTGCCAAAAAAGAATCCTCCTCTTTGGGGGCGGATTCTTTTCCTTGGATCACATTATCCTTCATCTTTTTAGCTATGCTTCCGGTCACAATGATCGTGCCGGTATATAAAGAGATCATAAAAGATAGATTGGGTGGAACCGGTTACGGAGTAGCCTGGTTCCAAAGTTCCGCGATGCTTGGCTCCTTTTTATTTTCACCTTTAGCAGGATGGCTATCGGATAAATTAGGAACCAGAAAAAAATTAATCGGAACTTTTGCTATATTGGATGGATTTTTCTTAGCCCTTCTTCCGTTTATGCCAAATATCTCTTCTCTTTTTGTTTTGAGATTTTTGGAGGGAGGGGCTCATATTTTCGTGATAGGTCTACTTCTCACCTGTATTTCCGATCGTGAAAAGGACCAAACATCTAGTTTTTATAATAAAGGAATTTTATTCGGGTTAGGAGGAACACTTCTTACTTTAGGAGGTGGTGTAGGCCAATCTTTGGGATTTTTAGGAAATAAAGATCCGCTTCTCCCTTTTTTTGTAGGCGGTTTCATTCTTTTAATTTTGGGAATTTTATCTTTTTTCTTTTTAGAAGAAGCAAATCTGAAAAAATTAAAATGGGAAGGTTGGCAAAAAACTAAAACTGCATTAGCACTTTCTCCCTTGCTGCTTGTTCCGATCGTTTTTCATTTTGTAGATCGATTCACAGTAGGTTATTTTTTAAGTTCCTTAAATTTACATTTAAGAGAAGATCTGGGATTTTCCCCGGGACAGGTAGGTGGACTTTTCGGAGTCATGTTCCTGTTGATGAGTATATTATCCCTTCCAGCTGCACTTCTTTCCAGAAGATGGAATTCTATCTCTTTGGTATGGATCGGCTCTTTTATTTACGGGATCGCTCAAGCAAGTACAGGTTTCCTGAATACCTCATCCGGACTCTATACTTCCATGATCGCATGTGGAATAGGAGCCGGGATTATGTATGTACCCGCGATGAGACTTGCTTCTTCTCTTGCTCCGAATGGTTTTAATGCAGTAGTAATGACTGTGTTTACCGGACTCGGATCTTTGGGATTTCTTTTGGGGCCTCTGGTTTCCGTTTCAGCTCAAGATACATTCAATCGTATATACGACAAAACTTTAGGTCTGGAATTCACAGGAATCTTGTATGGAGCGTTGGAAGTTTTGCTGGTTTTAGGCACTCTTCCCCTACTCTCTAAAATTTTAGAAAAAGAAAAAGATAAATCGATATTTTAAATTATATTAAACAAATTTAATAATAATAACGGATTTACCTTTAAAACAAACTTAATCTTGGATTTAAGTTTGCTATAGCGATGACATCATTCGATATAACGAACAATGATCCTCCAGGCCCAGGAAACCGAAATCGTACCATTCTTCCAACCTATCCTATCGGTTGAAGATGGGCAAATTTTTGCTCATGAGGTTTTGGCAAGGAAAAAGACTGAAGATGGTATCGTTTCTGCAGGCTATTTATTCTCTGCTGAGATAGGTTTGTCCGATTCCGAGCTAGGAGAATTAGAAGAAGGTATCTGGAGAAAAGCTTTAGAAAAACTTAAAGTTCATCCGGACCAATCCAAATTATTCCTGAATATTTCGCCCAATCGTCTCTATAGGGAATTGGAAAATGAAAGAATAGATTCCTTTAGATTATTACGTTTAACTAGAGAATATGGAATAGAACCGACCCGTATTATTTTAGAAGTCACAGAAGAAGAATTTTCCGGGAGCCTGGATTCTTTAAGGATCGCAGTGGACCTTCTCCGCGCATATGGATTCAAGATCGCATTAGACGATCTAGGATCGGAGGCTTCCGGTATAGAAAGAGTCGGACTTCTTCGTCCCGACTTTTTAAAATTAGATCTTAGATTGATAAGAGCTTCTGCTCGTTCTCCTTCTGTTAGAAAGGTGTTAGAACATATCCGTGACTTAGCCTTCTCCTTAGGAGCTTCCGTTTTGTATGAAGGTTTGGAAACCCAAGAAGAATTATATTTTGCATTGGAAGGTGGAGCCAGATTTTTGCAGGGATTTTTACTTTTGAGACCAGGAGCAGAACTTTCCACCGGCAAGGAACCTTCTCTATCCATTAAAGAGATGGTGAAATTTTTTCATCAGAAAAAAATGGAGGTTCTTCGCCAAGAGTTGAATTTTGAAAACAAAATCAGACTAACCTTAGGAGAATTTTTAAATCCTTTTCCTGTATTAAAAATAGCTAATAGATATCTGATAGATGCTTATACCGTTTTTCAATCTTCTAAAGAGATTCATAGGGTGTATATCACTGATTCCAAAGGAACTCAATTGTCTCCGTATTATATGAGAACAGGAGAAGACTCTTTTCGAGAAACGAGCCATGGGATCGGCAAAAATTGGTCTTATCTTCCCTATTTTTATAGGCAGCTTAGGGATTCGATGAGAAAGCCTGAGGATTGGGGAATGAGCGAACGCTACTTTGATAGTGACGCGGTAAAGGATCTGATCGTTTTTAGCAGAGAAATAGAATCCGGTGCCTATGTATTTTTGGACGTGACCGCTCCTCGCCTGTACTAAAAAACGGATTCAATGAGCGGTATTGAAAATCAGATCCTACAAGATATCTATAGGGCATCTTCCGAAGGAGGATTTCTTACGATGAGGGATTTGGAATTGAACACTTCTTTTTCCGAATGGAAATTGAGACCTCATTTAGAAGATCTAAAAGAGGCAAGCCTAATCGTGGAGCACCCGGAAGGATTCCAAGTGGCTCCTAAAGGAAAACATTTTTACCAAAGTAATTGGGGTTAATTCGGAACTTCCAATTCTTCGTCTGCCACCGAAACTTCTTCTTTTTTTCCTTGGGTCCTGTTCAATATAATCACCGATGAGATCGCAAACACTCCGCCGAGTAATGTACTTAATTTAGGTTCTTCTCCCAAAAAGATCCAACTTCCTAAAAGTGCAGTCACAGGCACGAGGAATATAAAAGAACTCGCCGTTCTGGATCCCAATCTACTAGAAGCGTAAAAATATACTGTTGTCCCGAAGGTCGTTGATATTACAGAAAGATAAAATAGTTGGACCCAAAAATTCCAACCGTTATCCATTACTCCGCTTAGATCGTATGGAAATGCGAGAAACAAATCGAATATTGTTCCTATGCTGAATACATAAAAGCTGTACACCATCGGAGACATTCTTTGTCCTGTGCTATGACTGTTCATACTCAAGATTGCCCAACTGAACGCACAGAGTAGAAAATAAACATTTCCAGATTGGAATAATAGGGTCCAATCTCCTTCCCAAATTTTTAAGAGTAAGAATCCACCGGTTAATCCTATGAACAAACCTATGAATTCTTTTCCGGAAGGGAGTTTTTTCTGAAAAGTGTGGACCAAGATATAAGTGAAGATCGGATTCATTGTTGTGACTAAGACCCCACCAGCTCCTGCCAAACCTTGGCTCAATCCCAATAAGAAGAATTGATTGTATATTGTGTATAAAACAGCACCTATTGCAACCTGCAGTAATCCTTTTTTATCAGGTAAGGCGATTGATTCTTTCCTCAAGATCAGAACCGGAACTAAAGAAAGTGCTGTTGCTAAAAATCTCCAGAACACGATTACGATCGGAGGTTCCGTGCCCACGATCGATTTTGCCGAAGGCCAAGCGAATCCCCAACTCACCATGGCGATCACGAGTAAGATAAAAAATTTTATAGATTGATTTTGGAACATCCCTAGTTCTGCCTCATTACCAGTGTTTTTCTTGTCCTCTTGAAGAGGAGTAATAATAAAAAACCCGGCCTTAGGTGCCGGGTTTTCCTTTCGATTTAGTCTGTATCTGAAAGATCATGCATTTAGATCGATTAGATAACCCCTGCGTGTCATTTGATCGTCGGTATTTACGCCTACCTTGGCGAGACTCTTCGGCGCTGTAACAACTGTATCCATGTTGCTAAGCGGATGAAGACGATCCGGCATATTACGAATGGTGAATTCGGATTGGGAGAATTGTTGGGCTGCTCGGTTATTGCTTCCGGCTGCGTTGATTTCTTGTAACATAACTGCGAATCCTATTTTTACAAAATTTAGACTATTCGGCAAGTTTTGTAAAGAAAGAAATTTCTAGAAAAAGACACGGAGTTTAAAAGAGACACAAAGGAATTTTCACACAGAGGCATGGAGACGCAGAGGGGTTATGGATGTCTTAAGCGAAATTACTCTATGAGCTTTATGCCTCTGTGTGCAAAAAACCCTGTGGCTCTCACTTAACTCTGTTTCTCTTACAAAGCCTCTCCTTCCCATCGCGGATACACCATCTCTTCCTCCTCTTCCGGAATGGAAGAACCTGCCTCGTCCTCAAGTAAGGTGAATCCTCTCGGCTCACCTATGAATTCTGGAAAATATTCGAAGAATAATTTACCTGCGATAATCCTTTTGGCGGCAGGATAATTCTGTTTGAATGTATCTGAAAAATCCAATTCGGGCAATTGGTGGAATTGGATCCTGTCTTCGAAATTGATAAAATCCTGTTTTGAGAAGCCGATATTTCGGGAAACGATCTCGTCCTTGAGTAAGATCCAATCCAATTTGAATCTCATTCTATATCCTTGGAATGCGGAAGATCTTTGGATCAGATTTACCACTCTCATCAAAGGATATTCCATATTATAATAAGGTGTAAGATAGACCATAAGGTATCTTTGGGAGAAACCAAGAGGTTCCCAAACATTTTCGGGGGAAATATTATTATCACCGTCGAATCTTAACTCTTCTAACATGGAGTGAAGAGCAGGAGCGTTCTTTTTTTCTGTATAAAATTCCTGGATTGCGATCTCTCCGAATTCCCCGTAATAGAGCCATTTATATAAATCTTGGATCTCTGCTAAAGGATGTGCCTGCAAGAATCGATTCAAACTCTCGATCTTCTCTTCCCTGGTACGGTTTTCGTCTATCTCCTTGTGAATCATAGAAACCTTAAGGAAGATTTTTAAATCCTGTCTGCTCCAAATTCAAGCCTAAAACTGAACTTTGGAAATTTTAGAAAAAGGTTATTCTTGGTCTTTATACTTTTCTTTATCAGAAGCGAATTCTTGTCCTTTGACAAGTCGGATCAGATTGGTCCTATGAAGTACCAAGATCGTCAAGCTGATACATACGATCGCCCAAAAGATAGGTGTATTAAAACTTTTACCGTCAATCAAAGAAAGTAGATAATACGAAATAGGTAGAGTGATCGCTCCCCCAATGGAGCCTATGGACACAAACCCGAAGATCTTTTTCAAACTTAAAAAAACGATCAACGTGATCAGTATCGGTCCCGGAGCAAGCACCGCAAATACTCCAAAGCTAGTGGCCACTCCCTTCCCCCCTTTAAACTTTAAGAAGGGTGAAAACATATGCCCAAGAACCGCAGCTACTCCGCAGAATAATGCCAAAAGTTGATTCGATTCTCCAAATAAGATCCGGATCAAAAGAGGAAAGATCGCACCTTTAAAAATATCTAAAAGTAAAACGGGCAAACCGATTTTCCAACCAAGCAATCTTGTGACATTGGTTGCTCCGATATTACCGCTTCCTTTTTGTCGAATATCGATCCCCTTATACTTTGCAGCTAAAAATCCGAAAGGTACCGAACCCAAAAGAAAAGAAGCGGGCGGGAAAACGATATACAACTCATTCATTTTCGATCGGACCTCAATTCTAAACGGATAGGGATCCCTTTCAGATTATACTTTTCGGTCAGCTTCTTCTTAATGAATGTTAATAAGTTGGATTTGAAATAATCTATATGGTTCACGAATAAGATCAAATGAAACGGGGAAACGGAAACCTGTGTACAATACAACATCTTAGGAGGTTTGTTTGCGGAGAAGGACCTACCCGCTTCCGCCATCCAGGCCCTTAAAGACTGATTTAATTCAGAAGTAGAGATCTTTTTCTTAGAGCGAGATGCCAGATCAATTGTCATCTCCATCATCTTATGGATCCTTTGTTTTTCCTTAGCGCTTAAGGTGATGATTTGTATCTCTCTTAAGAGGGGAAATCTGGAGTATAAACGTTCTTGGTAATTTTTAAAAGAATCATTGTCCTTATCTTCTATTGCGTCCCATTTGTTTACCGCAAGTAAGAACGGCTTTCCTTCTTCCTGGAGCATACCAACGATCTTTTTGTCAAATTCTCCGAAACCTTTGAGTGCATCCAAAAGATGGATGACCACATCGGAATTTTCGATTGTTCTTTTTGTTCTTTGGTAAGAGTAAAATTCCAAGGCTTCTGCCTTATCCGATTTTCTACGGATGCCTGCAGTGTCAGTGATACGGATCTTTTTACCTTCGAAGGTAACGGTTGTATCAACGGAATCTCTTGTAGTTCCTGCAACCTCGCTCACAACAGCTCTATCATATCCACAAAGTGCATTTAATAAACTGGATTTTCCTGCGTTCGGTTTTCCTACAATGGCAAGGCTAAAGTCTTCTGAAGAAGAAGCAGGAGTTTCTCCTTCTTCCATAGTTTGGGTTCTTTTTTTTGCATTTGGAAGTAGGAATGCGATCTTTTCCAAAAGAAGTGGAAGATTCCTTCTTCCTATTGCGGAAATCGGTAGGATCTCCGACAGGCCCATCTTATAAAAAGAATCCAGATCCTCTTCATCTTCAGGATGATCCACTTTG is a genomic window of Leptospira neocaledonica containing:
- the der gene encoding ribosome biogenesis GTPase Der produces the protein MSSKKRVPIISIVGRQNVGKSTLFNALLKKKLAITEDYPGVTRDVLRARVLNPEKGLDFILADTPGLDIERPESLEEAVLENAFRQVAESDLVVFLLDLHEVTSYDSRLIDKFRKDPELNQIPVLYCVNKVDHPEDEEDLDSFYKMGLSEILPISAIGRRNLPLLLEKIAFLLPNAKKRTQTMEEGETPASSSEDFSLAIVGKPNAGKSSLLNALCGYDRAVVSEVAGTTRDSVDTTVTFEGKKIRITDTAGIRRKSDKAEALEFYSYQRTKRTIENSDVVIHLLDALKGFGEFDKKIVGMLQEEGKPFLLAVNKWDAIEDKDNDSFKNYQERLYSRFPLLREIQIITLSAKEKQRIHKMMEMTIDLASRSKKKISTSELNQSLRAWMAEAGRSFSANKPPKMLYCTQVSVSPFHLILFVNHIDYFKSNLLTFIKKKLTEKYNLKGIPIRLELRSDRK